Below is a genomic region from Criblamydia sequanensis CRIB-18.
ATAAAAAAAAATTTTAAATTAATAAAAAAAAAGACTAAAAATTAATTAACCCCTGATTGCTCCTAATCTCGCTTGAGGATTCATTGATCGGAAATCAACGCCCTTTAAGAAGGTTAAAATGAATGTTAAGTAGATTAGACGGTTTTTTTTATAATTACACCGGAAATGAGGTGCAGAAATTAATGCAAACGTCATTAGTTCGCTTAAGTGTCATTTTTTATTGCAAATCATCTTTTAGACCAAAATATTTTACAACTTCATCACAAATACAAAAAAAATTGCAATAATGGTTGATGCATAACATCCTCCCTTGTTTGGAAAGAGATAGTACGCTCACAGCCAATCATCCGCAATGAGTCATATCTTTTTCATTTTTGTCTTTCGGCAATGCCCCGGCATTGCCTTCAAGCAAATCTAAAAAATCTATTGACACCTTGCGGTGCTTGGCCGTGGATTAGGTGCCATCAGGGGGCTTAAGAAATGCATTTATTTAAAATTCTTATAAAAGGAGCTCCTTTATGAAAGGTTTCTTCATATTCCTCTCTTGGGTCCGAATCTATGACAATCCCTCCGCCGACACTAAGCTCTAAAATGGAATTAAAATAAGTTAAGGTTCTAATGGCAATGTTAAAATCGAAATCTCCATTCTCCGCCAGATACCCGATAGACCCTGTATAAATGCCTCGCGCTCTTTTCTCTAACTTAGCGAGTTCTTGCATCGCACTGAGTTTAGGGCACCCTGTTATAGAACCGCCCGGAAAACAGGCGCGAATAAGATCGACAGCATGAAATCGAGGGCTTGCTAAACTTTCAATCTCCGAAACAAGATGAAATACGTTTTGATAGGTTTCCAAGCACGCAATGCGTTTTGCTTGAACGCTTGCTTTCTCTGATACTTTTGAAAGGTCATTTCTTGAAAGGTCTGTGATCATTAAAAGCTCGGAAAAGTTTTTCTCGCTTTCAAGGAGCCATTTTTTATTATATTGATCTTCCTCTTCGGAGAGCCCTCTTGGCGCCGTCCCCTTTATGGGACAGGTGGAAAGCTTGCCCTTGTCATTTTTAAGCAATCTCTCGGGTGAAAATGAAAGTATGTTTAAATGGTCAAAACGAAGATAAGCTGAAAAAGGGACAGATTGAGTTAAGGATAATCTCTCAAACAAAGCGGCCGGGGAAATCTCACCTAGGTATTGGGTTCTATGAGATAAGTTTAACTGATAGACTACCCCTTCTCTAATTAACTCCTTAATGTCCTCAATTTTTTTCGTATAGTCTTTAAGGGAATCAAAACTTTGAATGCATTTTAAAGAGGCATGGCTCTTAATTGATTCAGGGGTTTTTGTTTTCCAAAAAGAGGCTTTTAGAAGACCCTCCGAGGCTTTTAAAATGGGCGGTCCCATCTTAGCTAGAATTTTCTCATCAAAATAAAAGGAAGTTTTTTTAGTCTCGATTTCAAATTTAATAAGCGCTGCAAAACGTTTAAATTGAGCCAAGGGATAGTCTGAAAGCTTTAGGCTTAAAACATAGCCCGGCTCGCTATGAGCTCCCATTTCGTAGCTGAAGTAGCCCAGCCAATCAGGGAGGCCTAAATCACCTTCCGGAGCCCCGATAAACCCTCGTATATTATCCCATGGGTTTCCGGCTTTTATTTCTTTTTTACCAAAAAGGCTTTTGAAAACCGTTTTTCTATCCGTTACCGAAATTTCTTCATAGGGAAAAAGGGCTAAGTATGAGGCTTTAGAAGAGCTATGGCCTTCGCCCGAAAAAAAAAGAGCTCCTTCATAGTGTTCTAGAAGCTCTACACTACAGAGAAACTCTTTGGAATTAATTTCAAAAGACTCTAAAACTTTTGTGTATCTGGATTTATGAGGCTTTTTCATCAGTTTGTGTGTTCATATTATGATACACGGCATCGACATCATCTAAATTTTCCAGCCATTCAATCAATCCCATATTCGCATCAAAGTTTTCATCATCACACTCAACTAAGACCTTAGGAACCATTTCAAGGGCCGCATGATCTGCTTTAAAACCTAATTTTTCAACGGCCTCTTTGACCTGGATAAACTCTTGGGGATCAGTATAGATGATAAAAACATCTTCAGCGGCTTTAAAATCCAAGGCGCCGGCTTCAATCGCGGCATTAAAAAGCTCATTTTCGATAGCATGGTTCTTTATTATGTGAATAACCCCTCTTCTATCAAAGTTATAAGCGACAGACCCCGGGCCTGCGATAGACCCTCCCTTTTTATTGGTGGCAATACGGATATCTGAGGAAATACGGTTCTTATTATCGGTCATAATATCGACAATTAAGCCCACCCCCCCATGGCCATAAAGCTCATAGCTCATTTCCACATAATCCGCTTGCTCTTCTGAGTTCGCTTTTTTAATATTACGATCTATGACCTCATTTGAAACATTGGCAGCCTTCGCTTTTTCAACAGCAAGCCTTAAGCGGCTATTAGACCTGACATCAGTTCCGCCCATCTTAACCGCGCTAATTATTTCTTTGGCAGCACGTGAGATAACTTTGCCTTTCTTGGCATCTGCTCTTTCTTTACGGTGCTTAATATTTGCCCATTTACTGTGTCCGGCCATTACTTCCTCGAAAAATAGAAGGTTTTACTAATCAATAAAAAAATGATGAGAATTTATTTTAAGCCATTCTTGGGCTTTTTTGAAATCCTTGAAAGTCTTTTCCCGTTTTTTAAATTCAGGGGTATGAACATGATTTCTGCCCGATTCATCATAATAAGAGGGGCAAACGTGGTGAAGCATTTCATGATAGATGACATATTCAATAAAATATAAGGGAATCTCCAAAGAATCTAACATTTTATGAATTTTTATTAGCTTAAGAGGTTGAAAGTAAAGACCAAAAGTAAACCTTGAGCGATTCTTTATGTACGATTTCCCATACCATGTGATCGATAAATCTAAAACGCCGCCGAAATAATAATCGTTAAGATACTCGTAGATCTCTCTTAAATCATAAACGTTCCCATCTGACACAAGCTTTGCTTTATCAAGGGTCGATGAGTAGTCAAGAGACTTTAATTTATTTTCAATATAAGCTTTAACGGTAGGCGAAACGGCGCTATTTTCTTTTCGAATGTGGCAGGAAAGCGCATCCATGATATTTTTTGGTGCTTCTAGAAAAATCCTATGCATGGAAACTTTAGTGCAGCCGGGCTCCCACTTAACGCTCAGCATGGTGGAGCGGTTATCATTAATCTTAAGCTTTATCTTCTTTTTAGAGAGTTGTTCGATTTCTTTTTGAAAAACCGCTAAAGTCATGAGTCAAAACCTATTAGGAGATATTCAATGGTTGCTATTGTAATTTGATTATGTGATTGGATTTTTAAAAATTGCCGTTCTTTTAACTTTTTATTTCCGTATCTTTAGGTCTTATTCTTTTTTCCATAAAAGTTCTTCCCGTATACGTGTGATTCAACTCTTTGATCCATTCAGTTTGACAGCCGAACTCTACGAAGCCAAAACGTTTGTAAAGGCGAATAGCCGGGTTTTCTTGATAGACTTGCAAATGGAGAAGTTCAATTTTAAATTTATCTCTAGCTAAATGAATCAGGTTATTAAGCAGTTCACTGCCGACTTTTTTCCCTCGGTAGTTGGGAGCCACTATGATCCCAAATTCACATTGATGCGCAAGTTTTCGATAAGGCTGTAAATAAAGAGTTGTTAAACCAACAGGTTTTCCTTCATGGGTCGCTGTTAAACTGGCTCTATAACGATAAAATGCAATCCATCGATTCACCGCATCTTCAACCTCAAGCTCGTCCGCCATTGGGAACCATCTTCCGACATCTTTATCCATGAGCCACTCTTTAAGATAGGGTCCGTCTTGCAATTCGGTGTATCGTATCTCGATGTTTAGCGGGGATCGAAATGAATCTTCCTCTTTTTGAGTCATAATTGACCAAATTCCTTTAAGTATGCGTTTACAAAACCATCGAGATCTCCATCCATCACAGCCTGGATGTTTCCCACTTCGTATTTGGTTCTTGTATCTTTAACAAGAGTATAGGGTTGAAAAACATAATTGCGTATCTGGCTTCCCCAAGCAATTTCTTTTTTTTCCCCACCAAGGGTTTTCAATTTACTTTCGCGGGCTTCAACTTCAAGTTCGTATAATTTTGAGCGAAGCATTTTAAAACAAGTCTCTTTGTTCTGCAACTGGCTTCTTTGCGATTGGCTTGCAACCACAATTCCTGTCGGCAAGTGAGTGATTCTCACCGCAGAGTCTGTTTTATTAACATGCTGTCCGCCAGCCCCTGAGGATCGATAAGTATCAACCCTTATGTCATCCGGCAATATCTCTATTTCAATATCATCATCAATCTCGGGCGATACATCAACCGAGGCAAAGCTTGTATGCCGCTTTGCATTGCTATCAAAAGGAGAGATTCGAACTAATCTATGCACGCCTTTTTCAGCTTTTGCATAACCGAACGCATAATTACCTTTAAACTTCAAAGTGATGCTTTTAATACCTGCAACATCGCCATCTTCGCAATCTATAACTTCAACTTCCCACTTTCTTTTAGCAGCCCACCGTTGATACATTCTGGAAAGCATTAATGCCCAATCGCAAGATTCCGTACCGCCGGCTCCCGCATTAATCGAAAGGTAGCAATTTTTATTATCGAGTTCGCCCGAAAGCATCCTTTTTAATTCGAGCTCCTCCATATCTTTTTCGATGAGCTCAATTTCCTGGAGAAGTTCTTTTATCAATGAAGGGTCGTTAATTCCATAAGCCTCAGGCAATAACTCGGTTACATCATCAATTCGCTCGGCTAACCTATCCGCCGGATCCGTCCAGGATTTAAGCGCATTTGACTCAGCGATTGTTTTTTTTGCAGATTCCGGGTCTTCCCAAAATTTAGGCTCCGACATTTTAGCATCTAATAGGACCGATTGGCTTTTTTTGTTAGCCAGGTCAAAGATACCTCCACATATGCTCAAGGCGTTGTTTTAATTCTTTCATCTTAGCTAAGTCGTCGCCCAACATGCGGTTTTTTCCTTTTTTCAATATTCATTTGAGTTAATTCCCTTAAGTTTATCATTTCCTATAAATCCAATCAAACAATTGATTCACCGTTATCCCTAAATCGCTTTCTATGAACAAAATCCCCTTTCAGACAAGTAAATGTTTTTTTAATTTTATTAAAAAAAAAGCAAAAATACCCTATGAAAAGTTTTAAGTTTCTAAAAAGATGGATTCCTGATAAAAACTATTCTCAATATTGTTTTCCTTTAAGGGATTGTATGACGCCTGAAAATTACGGCATTCAAGGCCCCGGATTCCTAGAGTCCTTATCATTGAAAGCTAGCGCTTTAAAAAATAATCTTATTGAGGGGATTTGCTGGCTTGGAAGAAAAGTAAAGCACCTATTTACAGATATTCTTTTTCCCTTTATTCAATCCCTTTGGAATAAATTTACAACAAAAGCACAAGATATGCTAGAAGCTATTAACTCACCGCTTGGGATCGGCGTCATCGCGTTCGCAGGCTTCATTCTCTCCGGGTCTTATCTTTTCAGTATCAGTATCTCCGATAGTTTCCATGATGCTAAATTTTTCTTAATTCGGCTTTCACTTAGGGTTCTTGCAGCTGCTTGCTTTATAATTGCGGGAGCTGCCGTTACAGCCGGGGCGATACTTACACTTGCTTGATAGCTATTCTATTATCTTCAAGAAAATGATAGCAATAACTCCAAGAAGGTCTATCTATTTTTTCTTTTAAAAATTTAATTTTACCGCCTTCCTCAAAAGCAGTCACCTTATAACCCTCGGGAATTTCGATGACTTGATCCCCTTTAAAGACGACATTTTTTGCTTGAAATTCTGAAAAGCCATTTAAAATAATTTTCACACTCTCTTCCCTTTTAAAATTCCCTGCAGGGTAACCAATTGGACTTTCGAGCTTTAAGCCTTTATTGATGACGCTGACATTCTCAAGTCTTACTCGGGCAGCTTTTTCGCTAAATCTACTTTCAGCCCTTTTCCCAAAAGGGGATTTTGCATCGACGACTAAACTTCCTTCCAATGTCAAATCCCTAATAAAAATTTCAGAAATTTCAAGGATAAGCTCCGACTTTTTATAAATTTTACCCTTTTGAATTTTCTGACAGATAATATCATACAAAGGTCCAAGTCCAGGATGATAGAGAAAAATAAAGGAAGGCCCTTCTTCTAAAAATTTTTTCTCATCCGGCTGATTTGGAACTTCAAAGCCGCAAAAATTTGAAAGCAGGTCTTCAGCATTGTAAAGAAGGTCAAGAAAACAACCTTCTCTTGTTTCGAAAAGCTTCTTCGTTTTTTCAAAGTTATTTTTGGTAACAGAAATGGTTTTTCTTCGAATATTTTTAGTGAGATAAGTTTTTAAATGGGCCTGTTCATCCTCTGTGATAGGGTCTAGGGAATGGTCCTGAATGGAGTCGGCAATATTTTGCATCGTGGACTCAAGTCTGCCAACTTTTATTGTTGCCCCTTCTTTAACCTCCATCAATGTTTTCATATTCAACAACATCCCGGGAATCGGATCGATTTTAACAGCATTTTTTACCGTTTGCAAATCTGCAAAGAGGATATTGGTGTTTGCGGGATAAGCAGAGTAAAGACTCCCCTCTTCTTCCGGCACATCTTCAATGTTTTGCTTGTCAAACTCGGTATACTCGACATTCGTGATAGAATAGGAATACCCATTCTCATTTTTTTGCTCTCGAAGGACATTCATGCCTTCACAGGAGCCAACTACCCTGGGACAGGAAGCAAACCCAAAAAGCTTATTTTCAAGCAAGCCTGCTCCTGTAAATCCAAGAATTCCATGATCGATCGCGGCCATAGGATTATTGATTTGTCGAATGATGGCAGACTTAATTCCCTTTTTTTCAAGCCATTCAAAAGCCCCGTTCATCAAAGCGCCTTTCCAAATAGCCCCATGTCCTCCAGGCTTAAGCACTAATTCAAAATTATCTTTGAAAACCCAATCCCCATTTTCATCAACCACCGGCACTAAAGGTTGATTGAAAAGAAAAAAATCGTCTTTATTTCTTCCGAACCAATCATTTTTTTCAAACAGTTCTGTTATATATTGATGATTATTTTTTTCATTGGAGGTCATGAGTACAACAGGGGTTGTTACAAGACTATTATCAAGCTTAAAAAGAAGGTATTCTCTAGCTTCTAAATCCCTGAATAAAGTCTCTAAAATGCTCCTTCCAAGAAAGGGGAGAAGGGCGGCCGGCAAGGGTTCATCGGTTTTAGGGTTTCTTAAGTCAAGCCGATCGCCGGCTCCCCCAACAGCATAAAATTCGGAAATTTCTTTAGCGCTTTCCAAGCTTTTTCGAATGGCTTTATGAGTAAAAGCATTTTTTTCCGAGATGTCTTTTCCAATCGGTTTTCTGAAATTAACTGCAGATGTTTTTTTTTCATGCAAAAGATTTGTAAGTGTTGCTTGATAGCCGACTATTCCTCCTATTGAATCATAAAACCGTTCAACAGGAATGAGTTGATGTGTAAAAGATCTTAAATTTTCAAAAACATCAGGCTTCCATTTGAGACTATCAAACATTTTTTTTTGGCCGATAGCTACAATACTTAATAAAACAAGTGTGCATTCTTCGTTTAAGTTTTGTAGATAAGTTTGAACCAAGCCTTTTTCTTTCAGAAATTGTATGACCTCTTCTTGACCTTGAAGGACTTCCAGTTTTTCGTGCAAATCAAAAGCAGTCTTTAGTTTGTTAGCCAGCACGGACAGCTGATTTTTTTTTTCAGTCATTCCTATCCTATTAAAAAAAGTATTAACAATGAAATTAGGTTGATTATCTAGAAATTAATCTTTTTAAATCAAACAAACAATTAATGGATTGGCAAGAGTACTATCAAAAACACATTCTTACAAATTTGAAAAGCAAATTTACTTCAAATTCAACCCTTTTTTTTGGACTTTTAATAATAACTAATAGCGCAGTGCATAAATTCTTTTGACTATAAATTGCTAGGGAAGATAAAAGAATTCCCTAGACAGATACAACTGTTCGGTAGAAGATTATTATCGACAAACAACAAGAAGGAGATTGCAATGGCAGCCAATACCACCACTAAGAAAAAACCATCTGCTTTCATGAAGCCCGTCCAAGTCAGCGAAGCCTTGGCAGAAATCGTCGGAAAAGGCCCTATGGCCCGTACTGAAGTAACAAAAAAACTTTGGGATTACATTAAAAAGAACAAATTGCAAGACCCAAAAAATAAAAGAAATATTAATCCAGACGCTAAACTTGCAAAAGTTTTCGGCTCCTCTGCTTCAATTGACATGTTCAAAATGACAAGCAAAGTTTCCAAACATTTGAAAGAAGCTGAAGCTCGCTAGAGCTTTTAAGACGCCTTAGCAAATATTTTTTTTATGCAAAGGCGTCTTTCTTTTTCCCTTGAAAATCAAAAACCTTCTCTGCCATTCTTGATCCGGTTCCATAAATTATTTACCGTAAATTTTTAGGTTTATGTCTTTAAAAAAAAAACCTTTATCCGAATGGCTTTGGGATAGCTGGTGTCTTCTTTCTATAGTCGGGATCTGGCCTCGATTTATCGAGCCTCGTCTTTTGCAGATTTCTCAAAAGGATATCCCGATTGTTAATCTGCCAAAAGCTTTTTC
It encodes:
- a CDS encoding M48 family metallopeptidase, which encodes MTLAVFQKEIEQLSKKKIKLKINDNRSTMLSVKWEPGCTKVSMHRIFLEAPKNIMDALSCHIRKENSAVSPTVKAYIENKLKSLDYSSTLDKAKLVSDGNVYDLREIYEYLNDYYFGGVLDLSITWYGKSYIKNRSRFTFGLYFQPLKLIKIHKMLDSLEIPLYFIEYVIYHEMLHHVCPSYYDESGRNHVHTPEFKKREKTFKDFKKAQEWLKINSHHFFID
- a CDS encoding SWIB/MDM2 domain-containing protein, which translates into the protein MAANTTTKKKPSAFMKPVQVSEALAEIVGKGPMARTEVTKKLWDYIKKNKLQDPKNKRNINPDAKLAKVFGSSASIDMFKMTSKVSKHLKEAEAR
- a CDS encoding YebC/PmpR family DNA-binding transcriptional regulator; its protein translation is MAGHSKWANIKHRKERADAKKGKVISRAAKEIISAVKMGGTDVRSNSRLRLAVEKAKAANVSNEVIDRNIKKANSEEQADYVEMSYELYGHGGVGLIVDIMTDNKNRISSDIRIATNKKGGSIAGPGSVAYNFDRRGVIHIIKNHAIENELFNAAIEAGALDFKAAEDVFIIYTDPQEFIQVKEAVEKLGFKADHAALEMVPKVLVECDDENFDANMGLIEWLENLDDVDAVYHNMNTQTDEKAS
- a CDS encoding anthranilate synthase component I family protein, translated to MKKPHKSRYTKVLESFEINSKEFLCSVELLEHYEGALFFSGEGHSSSKASYLALFPYEEISVTDRKTVFKSLFGKKEIKAGNPWDNIRGFIGAPEGDLGLPDWLGYFSYEMGAHSEPGYVLSLKLSDYPLAQFKRFAALIKFEIETKKTSFYFDEKILAKMGPPILKASEGLLKASFWKTKTPESIKSHASLKCIQSFDSLKDYTKKIEDIKELIREGVVYQLNLSHRTQYLGEISPAALFERLSLTQSVPFSAYLRFDHLNILSFSPERLLKNDKGKLSTCPIKGTAPRGLSEEEDQYNKKWLLESEKNFSELLMITDLSRNDLSKVSEKASVQAKRIACLETYQNVFHLVSEIESLASPRFHAVDLIRACFPGGSITGCPKLSAMQELAKLEKRARGIYTGSIGYLAENGDFDFNIAIRTLTYFNSILELSVGGGIVIDSDPREEYEETFHKGAPFIRILNKCIS
- the prfB gene encoding peptide chain release factor 2 (programmed frameshift); the protein is MLGDDLAKMKELKQRLEHMWRYLDLANKKSQSVLLDAKMSEPKFWEDPESAKKTIAESNALKSWTDPADRLAERIDDVTELLPEAYGINDPSLIKELLQEIELIEKDMEELELKRMLSGELDNKNCYLSINAGAGGTESCDWALMLSRMYQRWAAKRKWEVEVIDCEDGDVAGIKSITLKFKGNYAFGYAKAEKGVHRLVRISPFDSNAKRHTSFASVDVSPEIDDDIEIEILPDDIRVDTYRSSGAGGQHVNKTDSAVRITHLPTGIVVASQSQRSQLQNKETCFKMLRSKLYELEVEARESKLKTLGGEKKEIAWGSQIRNYVFQPYTLVKDTRTKYEVGNIQAVMDGDLDGFVNAYLKEFGQL
- a CDS encoding GNAT family N-acetyltransferase encodes the protein MTQKEEDSFRSPLNIEIRYTELQDGPYLKEWLMDKDVGRWFPMADELEVEDAVNRWIAFYRYRASLTATHEGKPVGLTTLYLQPYRKLAHQCEFGIIVAPNYRGKKVGSELLNNLIHLARDKFKIELLHLQVYQENPAIRLYKRFGFVEFGCQTEWIKELNHTYTGRTFMEKRIRPKDTEIKS
- a CDS encoding UTP--glucose-1-phosphate uridylyltransferase, giving the protein MTEKKNQLSVLANKLKTAFDLHEKLEVLQGQEEVIQFLKEKGLVQTYLQNLNEECTLVLLSIVAIGQKKMFDSLKWKPDVFENLRSFTHQLIPVERFYDSIGGIVGYQATLTNLLHEKKTSAVNFRKPIGKDISEKNAFTHKAIRKSLESAKEISEFYAVGGAGDRLDLRNPKTDEPLPAALLPFLGRSILETLFRDLEAREYLLFKLDNSLVTTPVVLMTSNEKNNHQYITELFEKNDWFGRNKDDFFLFNQPLVPVVDENGDWVFKDNFELVLKPGGHGAIWKGALMNGAFEWLEKKGIKSAIIRQINNPMAAIDHGILGFTGAGLLENKLFGFASCPRVVGSCEGMNVLREQKNENGYSYSITNVEYTEFDKQNIEDVPEEEGSLYSAYPANTNILFADLQTVKNAVKIDPIPGMLLNMKTLMEVKEGATIKVGRLESTMQNIADSIQDHSLDPITEDEQAHLKTYLTKNIRRKTISVTKNNFEKTKKLFETREGCFLDLLYNAEDLLSNFCGFEVPNQPDEKKFLEEGPSFIFLYHPGLGPLYDIICQKIQKGKIYKKSELILEISEIFIRDLTLEGSLVVDAKSPFGKRAESRFSEKAARVRLENVSVINKGLKLESPIGYPAGNFKREESVKIILNGFSEFQAKNVVFKGDQVIEIPEGYKVTAFEEGGKIKFLKEKIDRPSWSYCYHFLEDNRIAIKQV